The Gopherus evgoodei ecotype Sinaloan lineage chromosome 8, rGopEvg1_v1.p, whole genome shotgun sequence genome includes a region encoding these proteins:
- the LOC115656145 gene encoding sodium- and chloride-dependent glycine transporter 1 isoform X4, whose amino-acid sequence MAGAGGQAPPCPAEQNGAVPGEVTKRDENVKRGNWTNQIEFVLTSVGYAVGLGNVWRFPYLCYRNGGGAFMFPYFIMLVFCGIPLFFMELSFGQFASQGCLGVWRISPMFKGVGYGMMVVSTYIGIYYNVVICLAFYYFFSSMTRVLPWTYCTNPWNTPDCTGVLDATNGSTAPLLNLTQLLNHTLKRTSPSEEYWRRYVLKLSDDIGNLGEVRLPLLGCLGISWVVVFLCLFKGVKSSGKVVYFTATFPYVVLTILFVRGITLEGAVTGIMYYLTPQWDKILDAKVWGDAASQIFYSLGCAWGGLITMASYNKFHNNCYRDSIIISITNCATSVYAGFVIFSILGFMAQHLGVDVSQVADHGPGLAFVAYPEALTLLPISPLWSVLFFFMLILLGLGTQFCLLETLVTAIVDEVGNDWIIRRKTFVTLGMAAVGFLLGIPLTTQAGIYWLLLMDNYAASFSLVIISCIMCVSIMYIYGHQNYFKDIEMMLGFPPPVFFQICWRFFSPTIIF is encoded by the exons ATGGCGGGCGCCGGCGGccaggcccctccctgccccgctgAGCAG AATGGTGCTGTCCCTGGGGAGGTGACCAAGCGAGATGAAAATGTGAAACGGGGCAACTGGACCAACCAGATTGAGTTTGTGCTGACGAGTGTGGGCTACGCTGTGGGGCTGGGCAACGTGTGGCGCTTCCCGTACCTCTGCTACCGCAATGGGGGAG GAGCCTTCATGTTCCCCTACTTCATCATGCTGGTCTTCTGCGGCATCCCCCTCTTCTTCATGGAGCTCTCCTTCGGGCAGTTCGCCAGCCAGGGCTGCCTCGGCGTCTGGAGGATCAGCCCCATGTTCAAAG GCGTGGGCTACGGGATGATGGTGGTCTCCACGTACATTGGCATCTACTACAATGTGGTGATCTGCCTCGCCTTCTACTACTTCTTCTCCTCCATGACGCGAGTGCTGCCCTGGACCTACTGCACCAACCCCTGGAACACGCCCGACTGCACTGGGGTGCTGGACGCCACCAACGGCTCCACCGCGCCACTCCTCAACCTCACCCAGCTCCTCAACCACACACTCAAGCGCACCAGTCCCAGCGAGGAGTACTGGAG GCGGTACGTGCTGAAGCTCTCGGACGACATCGGGAACCTGGGCGAGGTGCGGCTCCCCCTGCTGGGCTGCCTGGGCATCTCCTGGGTCGTCGTCTTCCTCTGCCTCTTCAAGGGCGTCAAGTCATCAGGAAAA gtGGTGTACTTCACTGCCACCTTCCCCTACGTGGTGCTCACTATCCTCTTCGTGCGCGGCATCACCCTGGAGGGCGCCGTCACTGGGATCATGTACTATCTGACGCCCCAGTGGGACAAGATCCTGGATGCCAAG GTCTGGGGAGATGCTGCCTCTCAGATCTTCTACTCGCTGGGCTGCGCCTGGGGGGGGCTCATCACCATGGCATCCTACAACAAGTTCCACAACAACTGCTACAG GGACAGCATCATCATCAGCATCACCAACTGCGCCACCAGTGTCTACGCCGGCTTCGTCATCTTCTCCATCCTGGGCTTCATGGCGCAGCACCTGGGTGTGGACGTCTCGCAGGTGGCCGACCACGGGCCCGGCCTGGCCTTCGTGGCCTACCCTGAGGCCCTGACACTGCTGCCCATCTCGCCCCTCTGGTCCGTCCTCTTCTTCTTCATGCTCATCCTGCTGGGGCTGGGCACGCAG TTCTGCCTGCTGGAGACGCTGGTGACGGCCATTGTGGATGAGGTGGGGAACGACTGGATCATCCGCAGAAAGACGTTTGTGACGCTGGGCATGGCCGCGGTGGGCTTCCTGCTGGGCATCCCACTCACCACCCAG GCTGGGATATACTGGCTCCTGCTGATGGACAATTACGCCGCCAGCTTCTCCCTGGTCATCATCTCCTGCATCATGTGCGTCTCCATCATGTACATCTACG
- the LOC115656148 gene encoding YLP motif-containing protein 1-like: MSHVFINGVRSRLPPGGSEAVVLSAMPGIPLCHASSCHVFSWHASSRHPMLLPCLLLPRLLLQPHAPAMPLPATPCSCHTSSRHISYHATSCHTFSYHPMLVPRLLQPPHAPATPLPAMSPPAMPPPVTPPPATSCLYHISSHHPVLLSHLLQPPHAPATPPPAMPSPAAPCSCHTSSCHTSSRHFMLVPHLVPSPRAPVTPSPATPCPCHASPCHAFSRCPMLLPHLLLSHLLPPPHACATSPPITPCSCHTSSCHPMPLPHLLLPCLLPPPHAPATPSPAMSPPATPCSCHASSSPLMLLPCLLLPCLLLPPHAPPTPPPAMSPSATPCSCHASSCHVSSRHPMPLPCLLPQPHAPATPPPAMSPPATLCSSHHASSLTPGTSTTGTRGWRSLRAEPIWQPLCA; encoded by the exons ATGAGCCACGTCTTCATTAATGGGGTGAGGAGCCGCTTGCCCCCTGGGGGCTCAGAGGCAGTTGTGCTGAGTGCCATGCCTGGCATCCCTCTGTGCCATGCCTCCTCCTGCCACGTCTTCTCCTGGCACGCCTCCTCCCGCCACCCCATGCTCCTGCCATGCCTTCTCCTGCCACGCCTCCTCCTGCAACCTCATGCCCCTGCTATGCCTCTTCCCGCCACCCCATGCTCTTGCCACACCTCCTCCCGCCACATCTCCTACCATGCCACCTCCTGTCACACCTTCTCCTACCACCCCATGCTTGTGCCACGTCTCCTCCAGCCA CCCCATGCTCCTGCCACGCCTCTTCCCGCCATGTCTCCTCCTGCCATGCCACCTCCTGTCACACCTCCTCCCGCCACTTCATGCTTGTACCACATCTCCTCCCATCACCCCGTGCTCCTGTCACACCTTCTCCAGCCACCCCATGCCCCTGCCACGCCTCCCCCTGCCATGCCTTCTCCCGCTGCCCCATGCTCCTGCCACACCTCCTCCTGTCACACCTCCTCCCGCCACTTCATGCTTGTACCACATCTCGTCCCATCACCCCGTGCTCCTGTCACACCTTCTCCAGCCACCCCATGCCCCTGCCACGCCTCCCCCTGCCATGCCTTCTCCCGCTGCCCCATGCTCCTGCCACACCTCCTCCTGTCACACCTCCTCCCGCCACCCCATGCTTGTGCCACATCTCCTCCCATCACCCCGTGCTCCTGTCACacctcctcctgccaccccatgcccctcccacacctcctcctgccaTGTCTCCTCCCGCCACCCCATGCCCCTGCCACGCCTTCTCCTGCCATGTCTCCTCCTGCCACTCCATGCTCCTGCcacgcctcctccagccccctcatGCTCCTGCCATGCCTCCTCCTGCCATGTCTCCTCCTGccaccccatgcccctcccacacctcctcctgccaTGTCTCCTTCCGCAACCCCATGCTCCTGCCACGCCTCCTCCTGCCATGTCTCCTCCCGCCACCCCATGCCCCTGCCATGTCTCCTCCCGCAACCCCATGCTCCTGCCACGCCTCCTCCTGCCATGTCTCCTCCCGCCACCCTGTGCTCCTCCCACCATGCCTCCTCCCTGACGCCGGGCACCAGCACTACTGGGACACGGGGCTGGAGGAGCCTCAGGGCTGAGCCCATCTGGCAGCCCCTGTGTGCCTAG